A window from Frischella perrara encodes these proteins:
- the djlA gene encoding co-chaperone DjlA has product MSFIWAIVTGIILSKIFKSSIMFFIGLFLGPMLYRAFNNIAPIRHSSPSPTLFLTVAFEVLGHLSKAKGQVTQSDINLASHYMDQLQLDNEKRKLAQDSFNRGKSHGYPLRERLRELYIQYRYRKKVLMVFCEQLIQAALNDGYLDDKEKIILDIVAEEFHISKTQMALYIQMIMASYQFQRQQYSYRNQQSQQNHYHQRYYQHTESINELNNAYKILGVNASDDIATIKRAYRKLMNEHHPDKLVSKGLPKEMLEAAKKRAQEIQLAYDLIKAKRGFK; this is encoded by the coding sequence ATGTCCTTTATTTGGGCAATTGTCACAGGTATTATTTTATCTAAGATTTTTAAGAGTAGTATTATGTTCTTTATCGGTCTTTTTTTAGGACCGATGTTGTATCGTGCGTTTAATAATATTGCTCCGATAAGGCATAGCTCACCAAGTCCAACGTTATTTTTAACTGTTGCTTTTGAGGTACTTGGTCACCTTAGTAAAGCGAAAGGTCAAGTAACTCAAAGTGATATCAATCTAGCTAGTCATTATATGGATCAACTTCAATTAGATAATGAGAAACGTAAATTAGCGCAAGACTCTTTTAATCGAGGTAAATCCCATGGATATCCTTTACGCGAAAGATTGAGAGAACTTTATATTCAATATCGATATCGAAAAAAAGTATTAATGGTTTTTTGTGAGCAATTGATCCAAGCTGCACTAAATGATGGTTATTTAGATGATAAAGAGAAAATAATTTTAGATATAGTCGCAGAAGAGTTCCATATTTCTAAAACACAAATGGCGTTGTATATTCAAATGATTATGGCAAGTTATCAATTCCAGCGCCAACAATATTCATATAGAAATCAACAATCACAACAGAATCATTATCATCAAAGATATTATCAACATACAGAATCAATTAATGAGCTAAACAATGCATATAAAATACTTGGAGTTAATGCTTCTGATGATATTGCGACAATTAAACGTGCTTATCGAAAATTAATGAATGAGCATCATCCAGATAAATTAGTCTCTAAAGGATTACCTAAAGAGATGTTAGAAGCGGCAAAAAAACGAGCCCAAGAGATTCAACTAGCATATGATTTAATTAAAGCCAAACGAGGCTTTAAATAG
- a CDS encoding TrkH family potassium uptake protein — translation MHWRSIIRIVGLLISLLSVFMLIPALIAVIYRDGGGTIFVQSFLVAFTLGIILWMPNRKNKQELNIREGFIIVVLFWVVLGTIGAFPFIFDKHLNLNLTSAFFESFSGLTTTGATSIIHLDTLPKALLFYRQLLQWLGGMGIIVLAVAILPLLGVGGMQLYRAEIPGPQKDSKVQPRIAQTAKTLWSIYIFLTVICAVCLWLAGMNGFDAITHSFSTISMGGFSTHDASLAYFNNPIINYTISFFIILSGCNFALHFNAFNQFSIKTYFKDQEFRTFIFILVTLVIISVITIYIKEKVNFPITLDKIILQVVSTATTTGFSVDSAYQWPALLSILLLCASFIGGCAGSIGGGMKVVRVLLLFMQGSRELKRLIHPNAIYTLKLNRRVLPERIIESVWGFFSAYALVFLVSFFLVMANGLTAMDAFYIVASSLNNLGIGIDAASDTFNHVGEIVQWIMIIDMLFGRLEIFTLLIIFTPAFWKS, via the coding sequence ATGCATTGGCGTTCAATCATTCGCATCGTGGGATTACTAATCTCACTTTTGTCGGTATTTATGTTAATCCCAGCATTAATTGCGGTAATTTATCGAGATGGTGGTGGAACCATTTTTGTGCAATCTTTTTTGGTTGCCTTTACACTGGGAATTATTTTATGGATGCCTAATCGTAAGAATAAGCAAGAATTGAATATTCGAGAAGGTTTTATTATTGTTGTTTTATTCTGGGTTGTTTTAGGAACTATCGGTGCATTCCCTTTTATTTTTGATAAACACTTAAATTTAAATTTAACATCTGCATTTTTTGAATCCTTTTCTGGATTAACAACAACGGGTGCAACCAGTATTATTCATCTTGATACTTTACCCAAAGCACTTCTATTTTATCGTCAATTGTTACAATGGTTAGGTGGAATGGGGATTATTGTTTTAGCCGTGGCGATTCTTCCTTTACTCGGTGTAGGTGGTATGCAGCTATATCGTGCAGAAATTCCAGGTCCACAAAAAGATAGTAAAGTTCAACCACGTATTGCGCAGACAGCTAAAACCTTATGGTCTATTTATATATTTCTGACAGTAATTTGTGCTGTTTGTCTATGGTTAGCTGGGATGAATGGCTTTGATGCTATAACCCATAGTTTTTCGACCATTTCAATGGGAGGATTTTCGACTCATGATGCGAGTCTAGCCTACTTTAACAATCCAATTATTAATTATACGATTTCATTTTTTATCATATTATCCGGATGTAATTTTGCTTTACATTTTAATGCTTTTAATCAATTTTCAATAAAGACTTATTTCAAGGATCAAGAATTCAGAACTTTTATCTTTATTTTAGTTACTTTAGTTATCATAAGCGTCATAACAATTTATATTAAAGAAAAAGTCAATTTCCCAATCACACTTGATAAAATTATTCTTCAAGTTGTTTCTACTGCAACAACAACAGGATTCTCAGTTGATAGTGCTTACCAATGGCCGGCTTTATTATCTATCTTATTATTGTGTGCATCCTTTATTGGAGGATGTGCTGGTTCAATTGGAGGAGGAATGAAAGTTGTAAGAGTATTGCTTTTATTCATGCAAGGATCCCGTGAATTGAAACGATTAATACATCCAAATGCAATCTATACATTAAAATTAAATCGCCGAGTTTTGCCAGAGAGAATTATCGAATCTGTGTGGGGATTTTTTTCTGCTTATGCGTTAGTATTTCTTGTTAGTTTCTTTCTTGTTATGGCTAATGGTTTAACAGCCATGGATGCTTTTTATATCGTTGCTTCTTCTTTAAATAATTTAGGTATTGGTATTGATGCTGCAAGTGATACTTTTAACCATGTTGGTGAGATAGTGCAATGGATAATGATTATTGATATGTTATTTGGGCGATTAGAAATTTTCACTTTACTTATTATTTTCACGCCGGCATTTTGGAAATCTTAG
- the hemG gene encoding menaquinone-dependent protoporphyrinogen IX dehydrogenase yields the protein MKTLLLYTTNEHQTEKIMQRIHEQLSSPFECDLVELKDLNQIELSRYKAIIIGTSIRYGFYSKLIKQFINNNYQQLNQMPSAFFGVNLIARKANKNTPETNLYTRKFLSKIKWIPKLKAVFAGALYYPRYNWFDRNMIRFIMWLGKGDTDVSKPMIEYTNWNNVDLFAQQFKDMFNKFE from the coding sequence ATGAAAACACTATTATTATATACTACTAATGAACATCAAACTGAAAAAATCATGCAAAGAATTCATGAGCAATTAAGTTCTCCATTTGAATGTGATTTGGTGGAATTGAAAGACTTAAACCAAATAGAACTATCAAGATACAAGGCTATTATCATTGGAACTTCGATTCGTTATGGATTTTATAGTAAGTTAATCAAACAATTTATTAACAATAATTATCAACAATTAAATCAAATGCCAAGTGCATTTTTTGGTGTTAATCTTATAGCTAGAAAGGCAAATAAAAATACGCCTGAAACCAATTTATATACTCGTAAGTTTCTATCCAAGATAAAATGGATTCCGAAATTAAAAGCGGTATTTGCTGGTGCGCTTTATTATCCACGGTACAATTGGTTTGATCGCAATATGATTCGCTTTATTATGTGGTTAGGCAAAGGTGATACTGATGTCAGTAAACCAATGATCGAATATACGAATTGGAATAATGTTGATCTATTTGCCCAACAATTTAAGGATATGTTTAATAAGTTTGAATGA
- the maoP gene encoding DUF413 domain-containing protein gives MAESFLSQQRFFDNKNYPRGFSRHGDFTIKESQLLEKYGCAFKDLNSELRKPITAEEKSFVLACKGEKEPSNDFEKVWLKYLHCINKAKKFHTLSGGKPQVDITDDFIDNDD, from the coding sequence ATGGCAGAGAGTTTTCTTTCACAGCAACGTTTTTTTGATAATAAAAATTATCCTAGGGGATTTTCACGTCACGGCGATTTTACTATTAAAGAATCACAGCTTTTAGAAAAATATGGCTGTGCCTTTAAAGATTTAAATAGCGAATTGCGTAAGCCTATTACTGCGGAAGAAAAATCTTTTGTTTTAGCTTGTAAAGGTGAAAAAGAACCCTCCAACGATTTTGAAAAAGTCTGGTTAAAATATTTACATTGTATTAATAAAGCAAAAAAATTCCATACTTTATCAGGCGGAAAACCTCAAGTTGATATTACTGACGACTTTATTGACAATGATGATTAA
- a CDS encoding YifB family Mg chelatase-like AAA ATPase: MSLFTISTRACIGIQAPKIDVEVHISNGMPSFTLVGLPEATVKESKDRVRSAIINSGFTFPSKKITINLSPADLPKEGSRFDLPIAIAILAATLQIKTENLHKYEFLGELALSGEIRAIKGAIPAAIAVQEQGKMLILSAENSAEIALINNNNAFVCENLTKLCQHFSGEIELTKVRYNIPLNSDDYQNDLQDIIGQEHAKRVLEIAAAGGHNLLLIGPPGTGKTMLATRLNDLLPPLNDLESLQTATINSLVNQVDSKHNWRIRPFRAPHHSTSIAALVGGGSIPKPGEISLAHNGILFLDELPEFSRKVLDALREPLESGEIVISRANAKITFPACVQLIAAMNPSPTGHYQGTHNRTTPQQIIRYLNRLSGPFLDRFDLSIEVPLLPKGSLSRNHKQGESTAEVKKRVELARERQIKRSNKINSKLNNQEIALYCNLSKDDSEFLEQALTKLGLSARAWHRILKVSRTIADLEGNINIERKHLAEALCYRSMDKLLIQLHKNIG; encoded by the coding sequence ATGTCACTTTTCACAATATCTACCCGAGCATGTATTGGCATACAAGCACCCAAAATTGACGTTGAAGTTCATATTAGTAATGGTATGCCAAGTTTCACTTTAGTTGGACTTCCAGAAGCTACCGTAAAAGAATCTAAAGACCGTGTTAGAAGTGCTATAATCAATAGTGGTTTTACATTCCCAAGTAAAAAAATAACTATAAATTTATCACCTGCTGATTTACCAAAAGAAGGAAGTCGTTTTGATTTACCAATAGCAATTGCAATTTTAGCCGCTACTCTACAGATAAAAACAGAAAATTTACATAAATATGAATTTTTAGGTGAATTAGCCTTATCAGGTGAAATAAGGGCAATAAAAGGCGCCATTCCTGCAGCAATTGCAGTACAGGAGCAAGGAAAAATGCTAATTCTATCAGCAGAAAATTCAGCAGAAATAGCACTAATAAATAATAATAATGCCTTTGTATGTGAAAATTTAACTAAATTATGTCAGCACTTTTCAGGCGAGATAGAACTGACTAAAGTCAGATACAATATTCCATTAAATTCAGATGACTATCAAAATGATTTACAGGATATTATCGGCCAAGAACATGCTAAACGTGTACTAGAAATTGCTGCCGCAGGTGGACACAATCTATTACTAATTGGTCCTCCAGGTACTGGCAAAACTATGCTAGCAACAAGATTAAATGATTTGCTTCCACCACTCAATGATCTTGAATCATTACAAACAGCAACAATAAACAGCTTAGTTAATCAAGTAGATTCGAAACATAATTGGCGCATCAGACCCTTCCGAGCCCCTCATCATAGTACCTCTATAGCTGCACTCGTTGGTGGTGGTTCTATTCCAAAACCTGGAGAAATATCGCTTGCCCATAACGGTATTCTATTCTTAGATGAGTTACCTGAATTTAGCCGAAAAGTCTTGGATGCTTTAAGAGAACCTCTTGAATCTGGAGAGATTGTTATATCTAGAGCCAATGCTAAAATTACTTTTCCTGCCTGTGTACAACTTATTGCAGCAATGAATCCTAGTCCTACAGGACATTATCAAGGTACTCATAATCGTACCACCCCTCAACAAATCATACGTTATTTAAATCGATTATCAGGTCCATTTTTAGATCGCTTTGATTTATCAATTGAAGTACCACTATTGCCTAAAGGTTCTTTGAGTAGAAATCATAAACAAGGAGAATCTACAGCAGAAGTAAAAAAACGTGTCGAGCTAGCAAGAGAAAGGCAAATTAAAAGAAGTAATAAAATAAATAGTAAATTAAATAATCAAGAAATCGCTCTTTATTGCAATTTATCAAAAGATGATAGTGAATTTTTAGAACAAGCTTTAACAAAACTAGGTCTCTCTGCCAGAGCATGGCATAGAATATTAAAAGTATCAAGGACTATAGCAGATCTAGAAGGAAATATAAATATAGAACGAAAACATTTAGCTGAAGCGCTTTGTTATCGTTCTATGGACAAATTACTAATACAGTTACATAAAAATATAGGCTAA